TATTGGTAATCTTTTTAAAGTAACGACAGAAAGAAGGAACCGTCATACTAACCATATTACTTATCTCATCTAAAGTAATCTCTTCTTTAAAATTGTTTTTAACGTGATTGAAGACTACGTTAATACGGTCGTTGTCCTTTACTTCGGTTTCCATAGAGAATCCTTCGGCATTAAGAATTTTAAATTCTTTGGAATTACCCAGTTCGTTTAAAATATTCAATATAGATAGTAAACGTTGAAAATGGGTCTGGTATTCCAGAATCTGCATTTTCTCACCTATCTTTCTTTTGGTCTTACCAGAAAAGGCAATACCGCCTTTGGCCATTTCAAAAAGGGACTGGATTTTTTTCATCTCAGGAATATTAAAAAAATCATTTCCTAAGAAATCCAACTTCATTTGAATAACCGTTTCACTTTCATTACCGGTAAGGGCATTGGTGAGTCCGCAATGTGGTAAATTACTACCTATTAATATAAGGTCTCCTTTGGAGTAGTATGATACATGACTACCAATCTGTCTTTTTCCCGATCCACCGTTTACGTGTACTAGTTCTATTTCAGGGTGATAATGCCATACCGTATTCTTATTGTTCTTACTCGCATCAAATCTTTGATACGTATAAGAATGCCCAAAACTTGGTTCTATAGACTCAAAAGCGGGCTTCTGATTTATTAGTGGGGGTTTACTCATAGTACAAAATTAAACAAGGCTATTTCTTGATTTCTTTGCAAAATTAACCAAAATATATTCAATATTACCCTAAAGGGCATTTTGGTATATGAGCGATGGTAAAATAGCACATTTATTGGCGAATTGTGGAGTAGTGAGGACAAGATAACGGCAGTATGTTTGTACTGTAATA
This genomic interval from Zobellia roscoffensis contains the following:
- a CDS encoding AraC family transcriptional regulator, encoding MSKPPLINQKPAFESIEPSFGHSYTYQRFDASKNNKNTVWHYHPEIELVHVNGGSGKRQIGSHVSYYSKGDLILIGSNLPHCGLTNALTGNESETVIQMKLDFLGNDFFNIPEMKKIQSLFEMAKGGIAFSGKTKRKIGEKMQILEYQTHFQRLLSILNILNELGNSKEFKILNAEGFSMETEVKDNDRINVVFNHVKNNFKEEITLDEISNMVSMTVPSFCRYFKKITNKTFVQFVNEYRLVHASKLLAEQPLSITEVCFESGFNNFSHFNKQFKNFTGQNPSEYRNELKTVLK